In the Brassica napus cultivar Da-Ae chromosome A7, Da-Ae, whole genome shotgun sequence genome, one interval contains:
- the LOC106357064 gene encoding probable peroxygenase 4 gives MASSASPGVKFVPEEDNFLQRHVAFFDRNKDGIVYPSETYQGFRAIGCGYLLSAFASLFINMGLSSKTRPGKGFSFSFPIEVKNIHLAKHGSDSGVYDKDGRFVASKFEEIFAKHSKTHPDALTGEELKQLLNANKEPNDRKGAIAGYTEWKMLHYLCKDKNGLLHKETVRAAYDGSLFEQLEKQTASKKHP, from the exons ATGGCTTCCTCTGCATCACCTG GAGTGAAATTTGTGCCCGAAGAGGATAACTTCTTGCAGAGACATGTGGCCTTCTTTGACCGGAACAAAGATGGCATCGTTTATCCATCGGAGACATATCAAG GGTTTAGAGCAATCGGATGTGGCTATCTCTTGTCGGCATTTGCTTCTCTGTTCATCAACATGGGTCTAAGCAGCAAAACTCGTCCG GGTAAAGGTTTCTCCTTCTCATTTCCCATAGAGGTTAAGAATATTCACCTTGCCAAACATGGCAGCGATTCAGGCGTTTACGATAAGGATGGCAG GTTTGTGGCATCAAAGTTCGAGGAGATATTCGCGAAGCATTCAAAGACACATCCCGATGCTTTGACGGGGGAGGAACTCAAACAACTCCTCAACGCAAACAAAGAGCCTAATGATCGCAAAGGAGC GATTGCTGGATACACGGAGTGGAAGATGCTGCATTATTTGTGTAAAGACAAGAACGGTCTGTTGCACAAAGAGACAGTGAGAGCTGCGTACGATGGTTCTCTTTTCGAACAACTCGAGAAACAAACAGCTTCTAAGAAGCATCCATAA
- the LOC106353800 gene encoding protein TIFY 7 produces MERDFLGFSDKQYLNNVKDDRVGERGSSTKAARQWGPESAASIHRRSQYSGAFQNANPQLTIFYAGTVSVFNDISPDKAQAIMICAGNGLKIDTGESRLKKPLIETERVYGKQFHNAATAAASSSSATYCDNFSRCGDRPVDATNAMSMIESFNVDPGYMMPSVPQARKASLARFLEKRRERLMNAMPYKKMLLDLLTGESCGMNYSSASHT; encoded by the exons ATGGAAAGAGATTTTCTGGGCTTCAGCGACAAGCAGTACTTGAATAACGTTAAAGATGATCGTGTCGGAGAACGAG GTTCCAGCACGAAAGCAGCTAGACAGTGGGGCCCAGAATCTGCGGCCAGCATTCACCGCAGAAGCCAGTATAGCGGCGCGTTTCAAAACGCGAATCCTCAGCTGACTATCTTCTATGCTGGAACCGTTAGCGTCTTTAATGACATATCTCCGGATAAG GCTCAAGCCATTATGATATGTGCCGGGAATGGTTTGAAAATAGACACTGGAGAGAGCAGATTGAAGAAACCTCTTATAGAAACTGAAAGAGTCTATGGAAAACAATTCCATAACGCTGCTACTGCTGCTGCATCATCAAGCTCTGCCACTTACTGTGATAATTTCTCTAGGTGTGGAGACAGACCCGTTGATGCGACTAATGCAATGAGCATGATCGAATCGTTCAACGTAGATCCTGGCTATATGATGCCTTCAG TTCCTCAAGCTCGTAAAGCATCGTTGGCTCGGTTCCTGGAGAAGCGCAGAGAGAG gcTCATGAATGCAATGCCATACAAGAAGATGCTTCTTGATTTGTTGACAGGAGAATCATGTGGAATGAATTACTCTTCTGCTTCTCATACCTAA